From Actinosynnema mirum DSM 43827, a single genomic window includes:
- a CDS encoding vWA domain-containing protein — protein sequence MSGYRYGRYADGPDPLAPPADLRAAVDELGRDIMEGASPESALRELLRRGLPGGRGLDDLTARLWQKRAALARRNRLDGTLQEVRRLLDEALEAERAALFPDPDDDARFREAQLDALPTGTAAAVRELSSYDWRSPRARESYERISQLLGRELMDQRFQGMKQAMGGVGQADVERIQEMLGDLNALLAAHASGQDVRERFAEFMRRHGEFFPEDPKDVDELVDVLAARSAAAQRVMNSMTEEQRAELSALSQQAFGGSQVGSQLSALDSLLRGLRPGEDWDSSARFRGDNPLGLGEAAQAMADLAELDQLAEQLSQSYPGARLEDIDLDALVRQLGPEAGVDARALAELERLLRQQNLVERAPDGTLRLTPKALRQLGESALRGVLDGVRAQGRRDSRQAGAAGELTGSTRPWQFGDTEPWNTPRTVTNAVLRTSGTSPGGAVRLDVVDVEVSETEQRTRAAVALCVDTSWSMVQDGRWVPMKRTALALHHLISTRFRGDALQIVTFGRHAEAVDVGELTALEGVWEQGTNLHHALLLAGRHLRRHPDAQPVVLVVTDGEPTAHLEQDGEAVFHHPPLDRTLARTVAEVDALSALGASLTLFRLGDDPRLTAFIDRVARRSGGRVVAPDEDGLGAAVVGDYLRSRRRR from the coding sequence GTGAGCGGCTACCGGTACGGCCGGTACGCCGACGGCCCCGACCCGCTCGCCCCGCCCGCCGACCTGCGCGCCGCCGTCGACGAGCTGGGCCGCGACATCATGGAGGGCGCCTCGCCCGAGTCGGCGCTGCGCGAGCTGCTGCGGCGCGGCCTGCCCGGCGGGCGCGGGCTGGACGACCTGACGGCCCGGCTGTGGCAGAAGCGGGCCGCGCTCGCCCGCCGCAACCGGCTCGACGGCACCCTGCAGGAGGTGCGGCGGCTGCTCGACGAGGCCCTGGAGGCCGAGCGGGCGGCGCTGTTCCCCGACCCGGACGACGACGCCCGGTTCCGCGAGGCCCAGCTCGACGCGCTGCCCACCGGCACCGCCGCCGCAGTGCGCGAGCTGTCCTCGTACGACTGGCGCTCGCCGCGGGCCCGCGAGTCCTACGAGCGGATCTCGCAGCTGCTCGGCCGGGAGCTGATGGACCAGCGGTTCCAGGGCATGAAGCAGGCCATGGGCGGGGTCGGGCAGGCCGACGTCGAGCGCATCCAGGAGATGCTGGGCGACCTCAACGCGCTGCTCGCCGCGCACGCCTCCGGGCAGGACGTGCGGGAGCGGTTCGCCGAGTTCATGCGGCGGCACGGCGAGTTCTTCCCGGAGGACCCGAAGGACGTGGACGAGCTGGTCGACGTGCTGGCCGCCCGGTCCGCCGCCGCGCAGCGCGTCATGAACTCGATGACCGAGGAGCAGCGGGCCGAGCTGTCGGCGCTGAGCCAGCAGGCGTTCGGCGGGTCGCAGGTCGGCTCGCAGCTGTCCGCGCTGGACTCGCTGCTGCGCGGGCTGCGGCCCGGCGAGGACTGGGACTCCTCGGCCCGGTTCCGGGGCGACAACCCGCTGGGGCTGGGCGAGGCCGCGCAGGCCATGGCGGACCTCGCGGAGCTGGACCAGCTCGCCGAGCAGCTCTCCCAGTCCTATCCGGGAGCCCGGCTGGAGGACATCGACCTGGACGCGCTCGTGCGCCAGCTCGGGCCCGAGGCCGGGGTCGACGCGCGGGCGCTCGCCGAGCTGGAGCGGCTGCTGCGGCAGCAGAACCTCGTGGAGCGCGCCCCCGACGGCACGCTGCGGCTCACGCCGAAGGCGCTGCGGCAGCTGGGGGAGAGCGCGCTGCGCGGCGTGCTCGACGGGGTGCGGGCGCAGGGGCGGCGCGACAGCCGCCAGGCCGGGGCCGCCGGGGAGCTGACCGGGTCCACCCGGCCGTGGCAGTTCGGCGACACCGAACCGTGGAACACACCACGCACCGTCACCAACGCGGTGCTGCGCACGTCCGGTACGTCACCGGGCGGGGCGGTGCGGCTGGACGTGGTCGACGTCGAGGTCAGCGAGACCGAGCAGCGCACGCGGGCCGCCGTCGCGCTGTGCGTGGACACCTCCTGGTCGATGGTGCAGGACGGGCGGTGGGTGCCGATGAAGCGCACCGCGCTGGCGCTGCACCACCTGATCAGCACCCGGTTCCGGGGCGACGCGCTGCAGATCGTCACGTTCGGGCGGCACGCCGAGGCGGTCGACGTCGGCGAGCTGACCGCGCTGGAGGGCGTGTGGGAGCAGGGCACCAACCTGCACCACGCGCTGCTGCTCGCGGGCAGGCACCTGCGCAGGCACCCCGACGCCCAACCGGTGGTGCTCGTGGTCACCGACGGTGAGCCCACCGCGCACCTGGAGCAGGACGGCGAGGCGGTGTTCCACCACCCGCCGCTGGACCGGACGCTGGCCAGGACGGTCGCCGAGGTCGACGCGCTGAGCGCCCTCGGCGCGTCGCTGACGCTGTTCCGGCTGGGGGACGACCCCCGGCTGACCGCGTTCATCGACCGGGTGGCGCGGCGCAGCGGCGGCCGGGTGGTCGCGCCGGACGAGGACGGCCTCGGCGCGGCGGTGGTGGGGGACTACCTCAGGTCGCGGCGCAGGCGGTGA